One Pichia kudriavzevii chromosome 3, complete sequence genomic window carries:
- a CDS encoding uncharacterized protein (PKUD0C07240; similar to Saccharomyces cerevisiae YDR456W (NHX1); ancestral locus Anc_5.573), with translation MAGIWYSLLLQASFVLAKNVLNGGGKINPIDEEPIDDSPDINLPDDNNLEDVNPVAEEIFSSWALFIVLFLLCSALWSSYYLQQKRIKAIHETVLSIFYGMVIGLVIRVSPGHYIQDAVKFNSSYFFNILLPPIILNSGYELHQANFFRNIGSILVFAIPGTFISAMVVGIILFIYTKLGIESIHISFVDALAVGATLSATDPVTILSIFNSYKVDPKLYTIIFGESLLNDAICIVMFETCQQFHGKHAGLSSIFEGISLFLVTFTVSTLIGLVWGVLIALVLKHSHIRRYPQIETCLVLLFAYESYFFSNGCHMSGIVSLLFCGITMKHYAYYNMSRRTQIATKYVFQLLAQLSENFIFIYLGLSLFTEVELIFKPLLIIVTFVSICVARWAAVFPLSRFINWFSRNRKEARGLTSLSTLQDEIPYNYQMMQFWAGLRGAVGVALAMGLQGESKFALLATVLIVVVLTVILFGGTTAGMLEMLNIKTGCIEEDVSDDEFDIEMPPHQPNSHNIGSSSNVDLDSTKYFDHATSKNRTRQPSEDEADPSAYIEMNNTKSPDLNGASPVNKTNNNDSSSGMNLSEIFSVDEHAKWFTNFDRNVLKPVLLDSTPNRADTNGDNE, from the coding sequence ATGGCTGGCATATGGTACTCTCTTCTACTTCAGGCCAGTTTTGTACTGGCCAAGAATGTCCTTAACGGAGGTGGAAAAATCAACCCAATCGATGAAGAACCAATTGACGATTCCCCCGATATCAATTTACCTGATGATAACAATTTGGAGGATGTTAATCCGGTTGCTGAAGAAATCTTTTCATCGTGGGCGTTGTTTATTGTTTTATTCCTACTTTGTTCGGCATTATGGTCTTCATATTATttacaacaaaaaagaataaaagcCATCCACGAGACCGTCCTATCTATTTTCTATGGTATGGTAATTGGCCTAGTTATAAGAGTCTCTCCTGGACACTACATTCAAGACGCAGTCAAATTTAATTcaagttattttttcaacatatTGCTACCACCTATCATCTTGAATTCCGGTTATGAGTTACATCAAGCTAACTTTTTCAGAAATATTGGTTCAATCCTAGTTTTCGCCATCCCTGGTACCTTTATAAGTGCCATGGTTGTTGGGATAATATTATTCATTTATACAAAACTGGGTATTGAAAGCATACATATATCTTTTGTTGACGCTTTGGCAGTGGGTGCCACTTTATCGGCAACAGATCCCGTCACAATTCTCTCTATCTTCAATTCCTATAAGGTGGATCCTAAATTGTATACCATTATTTTCGGGGAATCCTTGTTAAACGATGCTATATGTATTGTTATGTTCGAAACCTGCCAACAATTCCATGGTAAGCATGCTGGTCTTTCATCGATTTTTGAAGGtatttctttattcttGGTTACTTTTACTGTATCCACTTTAATTGGTCTAGTTTGGGGGGTTTTAATTGCCCTAGTATTGAAACATTCTCATATTAGAAGATACCctcaaattgaaacttGTCTAGTACTACTATTTGCGTACGAATCCTATTTCTTCTCAAATGGTTGCCACATGTCGGGTATTGTTTCTCTATTATTCTGTGGTATTACGATGAAGCACTATGCTTATTATAACATGTCACGGCGTACCCAAATAGCAACAAAATATGTCTTCCAGTTATTAGCACAATTATCAGAAAATTTTATCTTTATTTATTTAGGTTTATCTTTATTCACTGAGGTTGAGCTAATTTTCAAACCTCTTTTGATTATTGTCACGTTTGTTAGTATCTGCGTTGCAAGATGGGCGGCTGTTTTCCCTCTATCAAGGTTTATAAATTGGTTTTCTCGTAATCGGAAAGAAGCTCGTGGTCTCACTTCTCTGTCCACTTTACAAGATGAAATTCCTTATAACTATCAAATGATGCAATTTTGGGCAGGATTGCGTGGCGCTGTTGGTGTTGCACTAGCGATGGGATTACAAGGAGAATCTAAATTTGCATTACTAGCTACAGTGTtgattgttgttgttttaaCTGTGATATTATTCGGTGGTACTACCGCTGGTATGTTGGAAATGTTAAATATCAAAACTGGGTGTATAGAAGAAGATGTTAGTGACGATGagtttgatattgaaatgCCACCTCATCAACCTAACTCACACAATATTGGCTCTTCTTCTAATGTCGATTTAGATTCAACCAAGTACTTTGATCATGCTACATCGAAGAACAGAACCAGACAGCCATCAGAAGACGAAGCTGATCCTTCCGCTTACATTGAAATGAATAATACTAAATCACCAGATTTAAACGGAGCCTCACCTGTGAATAAGACAAATAACAATGATTCTTCATCGGGTATGAATTTAAGTGAAATATTCAGTGTTGACGAACATGCTAAATGGTTTACCAACTTTGATagaaatgttttgaaaCCTGTGTTATTAGACTCAACGCCAAATAGGGCGGATACAAATGGAGACAATGAATAA
- a CDS encoding uncharacterized protein (PKUD0C07220; similar to Saccharomyces cerevisiae YML032C (RAD52); ancestral locus Anc_5.575) has protein sequence MYRLSSKDQRQRIHTPSNEAAPGYTPKELEAIRVALNRKLGPEYISKRKGPGYNSVQYLEGWKAINLANEIFGPTGWNTELREFKVDYIDERNGAISLGLSCIVRVILKDGTFHEDVGYGSIENCKGKAMAFDKCKKEAFTDGMKRALRQFGNALGNCLYDKEFLQQITKVSRPPTEFDENELMRRSSTVPAKPNTRTEMAPDIDDGIKADGRKLLGSNMNSATSVPSNAQLHSISAKSSKSTSQQALSLLDNKKKSHEKNYIVNNQKDEGKFSELVEERNTGKDKEELEDSFMFSDDWPDDDDVDNEILNSNNFNKEEELPPSDFEGDVDMNAFQGESTLSNINKPVENKMDGTKANNETADISNNSFNSTSMVPEQVTFVSATSADSVQQDPTLQNSLKYDLSFNGRHLNKSSFIVHTKSLPVKKSQVQAALGNKSKSNTENSEDKITTAPSTEITVNTSDDTNTNTLHPTTNSKKMDRKIKNRINVNLNPMQTSNVSSPLLSKRSFGLPPDKLPQQHHLKRQRK, from the coding sequence ATGTACAGACTATCAAGTAAAGATCAACGACAGAGAATACATACTCCCAGCAATGAAGCTGCTCCAGGATACACCCCAAAGGAGCTGGAGGCAATCAGAGTGGCCTTGAATCGAAAATTAGGGCCTGAGTATAtaagcaaaagaaaagggcCTGGTTACAACAGTGTTCAATATTTAGAAGGGTGGAAAGCCATCAATTTAGCTAACGAGATTTTTGGACCAACAGGTTGGAATACCGAATTAAGAGAGTTCAAGGTTGATtatattgatgaaagaaATGGTGCTATCAGTTTGGGTTTGAGTTGTATTGTTCGAGTCATACTTAAGGATGGGACTTTCCATGAGGATGTTGGATATGGCTCTATTGAAAACTGTAAAGGGAAAGCTATGGCATTTGACAAATGTAAAAAAGAGGCATTCACAGATGGTATGAAACGTGCATTACGACAATTTGGTAACGCTCTAGGTAATTGCTTATATGATAAAGAATTTTTGCAACAAATTACCAAGGTGTCTAGGCCACCAACtgagtttgatgaaaatgaattgATGAGGCGATCGAGCACGGTTCCAGCAAAGCCAAATACTCGGACAGAAATGGCACCTGATATTGATGACGGCATTAAAGCTGACGGTAGAAAGCTATTAGGTTCAAATATGAACTCAGCTACAAGTGTTCCATCTAATGCTCAGCTGCATTCGATATCAGCAAAATCAAGTAAATCAACAAGTCAGCAAGCTTTGTCGTTACTCGataacaagaaaaaaagtcaCGAGAAAAACTACATTGTCAATAATCAAAAGGATGAAGGCAAATTTAGTGAGCTAGtggaagaaagaaatacTGGCAAAGATAAGGAGGAACTTGAGGATTCTTTTATGTTTAGTGATGACTGGcctgatgatgatgatgtgGATAATGAAATATTAAATAGtaacaatttcaacaaggaaGAGGAGTTGCCACCATCTGATTTTGAAGGTGATGTGGATATGAATGCATTTCAGGGAGAATCGACTTTGAGCAACATCAACAAGCCAgtggaaaacaaaatggatGGAACGAAGGCTAATAACGAGACGGCAGACATTAGTAATAATAGCTTCAATTCTACGAGTATGGTGCCTGAGCAAGTCACGTTTGTATCAGCAACTAGTGCTGATAGTGTTCAACAAGATCCGACATTGCAAAACTCGCTGAAATACGATCTCTCCTTCAACGGGAGGCATTTAAATAAGTCTTCTTTCATTGTGCATACAAAGTCACTTCCAGTGAAAAAATCGCAAGTCCAGGCTGCCCTGGGAAATAAAAGCAAAAGCAACACAGAGAATAGTGAAGATAAAATCACTACAGCCCCTAGCACGGAGATAACTGTAAATACCAGTGATGATACAAACACTAATACCCTTCATCCTACCACCAACAGCAAGAAAATGGatagaaaaatcaaaaatcgGATCAATGTCAACTTAAATCCGATGCAAACATCGAATGTATCTTCTCCGCTACTATCTAAGCGCTCGTTTGGTCTTCCGCCAGACAAACTCCCACAGCAACACCACCTGAAGCGCCAAAGAAAGtga
- a CDS encoding uncharacterized protein (PKUD0C07230; similar to Saccharomyces cerevisiae YML031W (NDC1); ancestral locus Anc_5.574) gives MSAWNGSTNNTFSSSVSPIRSDVRSSVQRTLINPSFQNKKQLSIKQSTNRIGRRESQFKTYSSLYDNFFHKRMKFYHRLSALIAAIFTLILSVPFGGRLIFYPIKFLLIWFGFFLLQQARVCTIQTESSKAGNHIEKVVSILSSKKSYILICAFMINSCIVSSIIFSQSGSSLSCYIETPTKTIKPFLNDNFAFFCFFTLISSVVYSFDFLVSEKFTLHFPIGTFRQEPIEYLKALPHLRIIILSLLKTIVLSLISPLVYHIFFRNLFFKFFLKPLVIFLDLNKQLPRSDFNIFTLSTILIYLWISFLSLDILNECFNAYAMVGCLVVQKPISHYSETPIQTLISGLKDTKNQLVRLTAYQELTYLSTSSDFKDRESFYRADNWSLILGEYYFVLINAAKSARLGLPKIEKNDVFRNEKLEKLKKQASIFGNMSNYENNLDFDFEFEIKDGKFKRTSEKNEDNGDVTVIKQGNEAIFKNPDEREKIKSFESQYDVLLTSSHDYLNKLTKKMEVVFKEYFKYDPTKENKDSNSIKYQLYILFKDLSKFANHLIFGTIEEQANKRVPNKELVGFAIISLTEMMIRSKTEDKNNSVQGTLVECLTLLTKVYKGTSEFINSPPTEIDENQPNSIMIVNELSLSYFFKLVIYYNNVLNDLLLPPEVFRLAKWCTDMALEQQKEQKLRTDIIQ, from the coding sequence ATGTCTGCTTGGAATGGTTCAACAAACAAtacattttcatcttctgttTCGCCGATTCGTTCTGATGTTAGGTCGTCCGTGCAGCGCACATTGATAAATCCatcatttcaaaataagAAACAACTATCAATAAAACAAAGTACTAATAGAATAGGTAGACGTGAATCCCAGTTTAAAACTTACTCGTCTCTTTATGACAACTTTTTCCATAAAAGGATGAAGTTTTACCACAGGTTATCTGCACTCATTGCAGCAATTTTTACATTAATATTAAGTGTCCCATTTGGTGGAAGGCTGATATTTTATCCAATCAAGTTTCTTCTTATTTGGTTTGgcttctttcttttgcaGCAAGCACGTGTATGTACAATTCAAACAGAATCTTCTAAAGCAGGAAACCATATTGAAAAGGTTGTCTCCATTTTAAGCTCAAAAAAATCCTATATTCTCATTTGTGCATTTATGATAAATTCATGTATTGTCTCTTCGATTATTTTTTCACAATCTGGTTCTTCTCTAAGTTGTTATATTGAGACACCGACCAAAACTATCAAACCttttttgaatgataaCTTCGcatttttctgtttcttcacTTTAATCTCATCAGTGGTTTACTCCTTCGACTTCTTAGTATCAGAAAAGTTCACTCTACATTTTCCGATCGGTACATTTAGACAGGAACctattgaatatttgaaagcaTTGCCACATCTTAGAATAATAATTTTATCACTGCTAAAAACAATTGTGTTGTCTTTGATATCCCCCTTGGTGtaccatattttttttcgtaacttatttttcaagttttttttgaaaccatTGGTCATCTTTTTAGATTTGAACAAACAGCTTCCAAGATCtgatttcaatatattcaCATTATCTACAATATTAATTTATTTGTGGATCTCTTTCTTGTCATTAGATATTCTAAATGAATGTTTCAATGCTTATGCAATGGTTGGCTGTTTGGTAGTTCAAAAACCGATCAGTCATTACAGTGAGACGCCGATTCAAACTTTAATCTCAGGGTTGAAAGatacaaaaaatcaattagTACGGTTAACTGCATACCAAGAATTGACATATTTGTCAACAAGCAGTGATTTTAAAGATCGTGAAAGTTTTTATCGTGCTGATAACTGGTCTTTGATCTTAGGAGAgtattattttgttttgataaatgcAGCAAAGTCAGCTAGATTAGGCTTACcgaaaattgaaaagaatgaTGTCtttagaaatgaaaaattagaaaaactaaagaaaCAAGCCAGCATATTTGGGAATATGAGTaattatgaaaataatttggactttgattttgagtttgagaTTAAAGATGGAAAGTTCAAAAGGACTTCCGAGAAGAATGAGGACAATGGTGATGTGACTGTTATTAAACAGGGTAATGAAGCGATCTTTAAGAACCCAGATGAAAGGGAAAAGATCAAATCTTTTGAATCGCAATATGATGTTCTACTTACTTCAAGTCATGATTATTTAAACAAGCTTACAAAAAAGATGGAAGTCGTTTTTAAAGAGTATTTTAAGTATGATCCGACCAAGGAGAACAAAGATTCCAACAGTATCAAGTATCAGCTTTATATTctattcaaagatttaTCCAAGTTTGCTAATCATTTAATATTTGGTACAATTGAAGAGCAAGCTAACAAACGGGTTCCTAATAAGGAACTAGTTGGATTTGCAATTATATCATTGACTGAAATGATGATTCGCTCTAAAACCGAAGATAAAAACAACTCAGTCCAAGGCACTTTAGTAGAATGCTTGACTTTACTAACCAAAGTTTACAAGGGAACCTCagaatttatcaatagtCCCCCtactgaaattgatgaaaaccAACCAAACTCAATTATGATTGTGAACGAACTTTCACTcagttattttttcaagttggtAATCTATTACAACAATGTTCTGAACGATTTATTATTACCTCCAGAAGTGTTCAGACTTGCTAAATGGTGTACTGATATGGCGTTGGAACAACAGAAGGAGCAAAAGTTAAGGACAGATATTATACAGTAA